The Candidatus Binataceae bacterium region GACCGCGGCGGCACGCCAAAGGCCATTACGGAAACCGACCGCACAGCCCAGCACGGGGGCTGGCGCCAGGATCAACGCGATCGTCCCCAGTACTGGCACTAGCGCCCCCGCCATGAACATCACGGCGGACGTCAGGCAGGCTCGCAGCATCCCGAAGAGGTCGCGCAACGTCACGCCAGCCTCGTCACAGCCCCAGCGTTGAAAAGGGCAACAGCGCTATGATGCGGGCGCGCTTAATTGCCACCGACAATTGCCGTTGATGTTTGGCGCAGTTGCCCGAAGTGCGGCTCGGTACGATCTTGCCGCCCTCGGTAATGAAGCTCTGGAGCGTGCGCACGTCTTTGTAATCAACGGCGAGAGTTTTGTCGGCGCAGAAGCGGCAGACTTTCCGCCGGCCCATCGGACGCCGCCGGCCGCCCGGGCGTTCGCCCTGACGTCCTTCACCGTCACCCCTTCCGCCGCCTTCGTTGCGCCGAGGACCGCGGCCACCGTCACCTTCACTGCGGTTCGGCCGCTGCTCGAAATTATGTTCTTCGTCCGCCATAAATTAGCATCCTAGCAAGCATTGTTTAGCGAAACCCGCCCGCGCGACTGAATCCGTCAATTACCCGTACCGTCAGGATCGAGCTCGACGCGATCGGCGATGACCTCGATGCCGAGGCGCCGCTTGACTAAACTCGGCAGCGCCCGTAGCGATCCGGTGGCATGGATCCGCACGCCCTCGCGCAAATTCCGCGTGAGTTCCGGTACGCGGTCGCCGGTAGCAACGATTTCGAGCAGCAGCGGATTCGCGCCTTCGCCGCAATCGGCCTCGAGGCGCAATGTGCGCGTTCCGGCCGGAGTTACGCGGCTCTCGGGCTTGCGCGTCAGCCTCCCGCTGAGCTCAATTCTCGTCGCCACCGTCAGCTTCGTCACCCGCAGTTTCGTCGCCGTCAGGTTCGCGAGCGGCGGCTTCGACCGGCGCCGCCGCAGCGTCCTTCGCGGCTTGCGACTGTTCGGCCCGCTCCGCGGCTGCGGCGTCGCGCGCCGCGTCGGCGGCCGCCCGTGCGGCTTCCGCCGCGGCGCGCGCCTCTGCCGTTCGCTTGCGATGGGCTTCGAGCTCGGCGCGCACCGCCTCAGGATCGACGTCGTCGCCCACCAGCACTGACAGGTAGCGCAGGATATTGTCCGACAGCTTCAGGTTGCGCTCGACTTCGTTCATGGTGGCGCCGTTGCCGCCGTAGTCGAGCCGGACGTAAAAGCCCCGCTGCTCGCCCTTGATCCGGTAGGCGAGCTCGCGCGAGCCCCACTCCTCGCTGTCAATCAGATCGCCCCCGCTGGAGGTGACCAGGCCGCCGAAACGTTTGATCGCCTCCTTCTGGGCGGCTTCGCCCAGATCGGGACGTAAAATAAAAATGGTTTCGTAGCGCCGCAAGCGCTGACCTCCTTTTGGCTTCCAGCCCCGGAATGGAGCAAGGAGAGGGCGGAGTCTATCAGGCACCCCCTCGTCCTCACAAGCTGACCTTCGCGATGGTTGCTGCGGCGTGGCGGTCTCGGCATCAAGCGACCCTTGCCAAATCCAGCGGCAGGCGCAACAACTACGCAAGCTTCAATTCAGACGGAGGTTTTCAATCATGCCAGGAATTCTCGACGGGAAGGTTGCGCTGATTACGGGCGCGGGATCGGGTATCGGGCAGGCGACCTCGCGCATCTTCGCGCGCGAAGGGGCGAAATTGGCCCTCGCCGACGTGATCGAGGAGGGTGGCAAGCGCACCCTCGCGATGGTGCAGGACCTCGGCGCCGAGGCGATCTTCATCAAATGCGACGTCGCCCGCTGGGCCGACGTTGACGGCGCCATCGCCAAAGCGGTGCAAACTTACGGGCGGCTCGATTGCGCCTTCAACAATGCCGGAATCGAAGGGGCGGCCGGCGATACCCACGAATGCACCGACGAGAACTGGAATCGCGTGATCGCGATTAATCTGACCGGCGTGTGGTACTGCATGAAGGCGGAAATTGCCCAGATGCTCAAGCAGGGCGGCGGCGGCGCGATTGTCAATACCTCCTCCGGCGCTGGACTCGCAGGCGTGCCGCACATGCCGGCCTATGTCGCGGCGAAGCACGGCGTGGCCGGGTTGACCCGCGCCGCCGCGCTCGAATACGGCAAGCACAACATTCGGATCAACGCCGTCTGCCCCGGTCCGATCCGCACCCCGATGCTCGGACGGCTCACGCGCGAACGCCCGGAGGTGGAACAGCGCTTCGCGCGCTCGGAACCGTTGCGGCGCCTGGGCGAACCGAGTGAGATCGGCGAGGCCACGGCTTGGCTTTGCTCCGACCACGCCTCATTCGTGACCGGCTTGCCGATGCCGGTCGATGGCGGCTTCATGGCGATGTGAAGGTGGCCGCGCCGTCCGCAATGGCGGCGGCGCACCCTGTCACGACTTGGTCTTGGCGACCTTGCCGCTCAGCGGGACCGTAATCTGTGCGTTGTTGGTCCCATAGGAAAAGGGATAACTAAGCGAATCGGTGAGGGTTCCGCTGGCGCCAAGTGGCGGCGCGAATTCGACCCTAATTGCGCATCGAGCCTTGGGAGCAAGCGTCTGACCAGTGCACGAGTCCGCGGTGATAATCGAGTTGTTGAGCGTCCCCGGCGTGCCTATAGTCACAGTTTCTGCGCTCTTGTTCGTGATGGTAATGCCGGCCGGCTTGCCGCGCGCACCCGCTTTCGCGCCCGGCAGCTTCTTGGACTTCGGGGCCACGAGGATCGCGCTGGCGGTACCCTTGAGCGCGACGGTAACGCGTCCGGCATTTGCGCCATAGGTATAGGCGTAGCTGAGCGAGTCGGTCAGTCGGCCGACACTGCCGGCTGGCGGGGCGAAGGCGATCGTCACCGCACAACTCGTTTTGGGCCCAAGGGATTGGCCGCTACATAGGTCCTGGGTGATTGACGAATTTGCGAGCGCCACCGGCGCGCTCATCAGCACGCTCGCCGCACTCTTGTTTGAGATGGTGATATTGATCGGCTTGCCGAGCGCCCCGGCCTGCGCACGCGGCAGCGTCTTGGACTTCGGCGCCTTGAGCACCACTGCGGTGCCAGTCCCCGTCAGGGTTTCAGCCGGACTCGCGCCATTGTAGGGGATGGTCATCGTCTGGCTCACGCTGCCGGTGGCCGATGGGCTGAATGTCACGTCGACGGTGCAGTTTTGATTCGGCTGGACCGTCGCATTCGAGCAGGTATCGTTGCTCAACGTAAAAGAAGGGGCGGCACTGAGTTGAGCGAATTGCGCGGCGACGGCGCCCTTGTTGTCCAACCTCAGGGTCTTGGGCTTGCCCGCGAGCGTGGCTTCGACCGCTTCGAACTTGAGCTTTGCGGGCACCGCCGTGACCGTCGTGGTGGGCGTCGGCGAGGGTATGGGTGTGGGTGACGAAGTTGCAGTCGGGGTCGCGGTCGGGGTGGGCGTTGCCGTAGACGTTGGCGAAGGCGAGGGCGTCGCCACGTGGAGGAAGGGACCGCTGTAACTGATCACCCGCTCGTTGCCCGCATCGACTGCATACAGATCTCCGTTAGAATCCACCGCCACGCCGTCCTGCTGCCCCGGGCTCTGCGCGAGATTCAGCGAACTCGCGCTGCGGCCGCCGAGGTTGGGCGTGCCGCTGTTGAAGACCGTGCCGGTTTGACCCTGCCCAAATTCGTAATTCGCCATGACGTTGGCCGGCGGATTGGCGAGTTGCTGGTAGATCAACAGGCGATTGTTGGTCTGATCGGAGACGAAGACCGAACCGAAGGGGTCGACCGCCACCCCACTGGGCTGGCACAGGGAAGTTGCCGCGATGCCGCCGTTGTTGCAGAACGCGCTGGTGAAGGCTGCGCCGGCGGCGTCCTGCCCGAAGACCAGGTCCGCGGTGACATCGCCACCCGAACCCGGCGTGCCCGGCGTACCCGGCCCACCCGTCAATGGATGGATGTATTCGAGCAGGCGGTTGTTGTTGTAGTCGGTGACGTAGATACCGTTGTTCTTGTCGAGGGCGAGCCCAACGGGACCACACAGAGTATCGGCGCTAGGCGCGGCGGCCCCGGTGTTGCAGTTCGATCCGGTGAAATTGTTGCCGGCGCTGCCCTGACCTAAAACCAGACTGGCCGGTTGGGGCGCGCTGCCGTTCGCATTGCCGGGGGTTGTGTAGACCAGCACGCGATTGGCGCCAAAATCTGCCGCGTAAAGATTGTTGCCGCTGTCAAAGGCCAGACCCGCCGGCTCGCACAGAGTCGTTGCCGAGGCGGGGCTACAGGCCGCGGGCGGGGTGCCGGTGACAAAATCGGCTTGGCCTAGAACGAGACTCGCAGGCTCCCCGGCATCCTGGCCGGAGTTCGTTTTGTAGGCGAAGGGCGCGCTGTACTCGAGTACGCGGCCGTTGCCCGGGTCGCTAACCCAAACGTTGCTGCTGTTGTCCACTGCTACGGCGCCGCCTTGAGGGAAGCCGGTAAGCGCTCCGTTAAGGCACAGTGAAGTCGCGGAAGGCGGTGAGCTGAGGTCGACGCCCGGGCCGTTGCAGGCAGTCGTATAGAAGTCCGGCTGGCCGATCACGAGATCGGCCGCGGCGCCATTGGTGAACTTCGTCGCGTCGTTGAAACCGAGCACCCGATTGTTATCGGCATCAACCACATACAGATGTTGCGGAGTCGCCAAGCGATCGACCGCCACTGACGAGGGATCGCTCAAGGCGCTGCCGTCGACGAAATCGACCGTATTATGCGCGAGATCCACCTGTCCCAACTCGCGCAGCGCGGCCCCGTCGGTCGATGGATTCGCGGCAAATTCGAGCGCACGGTCGTTGTCGGCGTCGAGCACGAAGAGGTTTGCGCTGGTGTCTGCGGCGATGCCCGCGGGCGATGACAGGGTGTTGGCTCCAACCGCCGCGCCCATGTTAGGCGCGTTCCCGGTCCCGCTTAGTTGCCCCACGAGTATCGCGGTTGCCTGTCCATGGTTGACCGGCGATGGACCATATTCGGTGATTCGATTGTTGCCGGTGTCGGTGACGAAGACGTTGTGATTGAAATCCACGGCGACGCCGCGCGGCGCGCACAACGAGGTGAGGCTGGTGCCGGTCGCGCATCCGGAGGCGGCAAGATTAAACGCGATTTGGCCGAGCACACGGATCGCTCCCGGATCGCTGGCGAAAACCCCGGCAGAAATAGGCATGAATTCGAGCACCCGGTTGTTGCTGGTATCGGCGATATACGCGTTGGTGCCGTCCGTCCCGACGCCATAAGGGCCGCACAACGTTGACGCCGTCGGCGCCGGGCCGCCCTGATTGCACGTAATGCCGGTGGTCTGGCCGAAGACGTTGTCAAAGACCGTGTCGCCGGCTCCGGGCTCGGAGCTCGCAGGGTTGAGCGGAGCGTTATACTCCAGCACGCGATTATTATTGCGATCAGCGACGAAAAGGTTGCCCAGCAAATCGACCGCGAGGCCCCAGGGATCGCCGACGTTGAAGATCAGATTGCCGATGAACGGGCCTGAACTATTGCACGGAATATCGTATTCAACGACGCGCGCGTTCCCATTGTCGGCGATATACAGATTGCCGGCTGGATCCGCGGCTACTCCTGTCGGCGCGCTGAGGCTCGAACTCGAGAGGCCGCCCGCGTTGGCGCCTCGCGACCATTGGTCCTTCTGCCCGATTATGATGTCGGCCAGTGCGCCGTTGGCGAAGCTGCTCTCATTTTTCCATCCGAGCACTCGATTATTGCCGGTGTCCGCCACATAGACGCAGCCGTTCGCTGAGTCCACGGTGATCGCTGGCGGCGACTGTGACGCAATATCCAGACCGGCGCCACGAACAAAGTCGGTGGTGCCATGGATGAAGTCAATCTGACCTAATTCAAAATCCCCGATATTGTTGAACAAGGCGTAAAGCAGGCTCCCCACCGAGAGAAGCAGGCCGGCGGCGAGGATCAAGACGTAAAGGCGGGTTCGTTTTATTCGCGCAAACATTCGCCTGAGCCGTTTAGAATCCCGATAATCCTGCTCCAGCATCTATAATCATGTCAAAAATGGTCGAAACGCCAGCAGCTTACCATGTCGATTGGCGAAAACACTAGGTGGAACGTAAAGGAGGCGCGACAGTCGCCTCTCCGCTGATCAGGAATCTTAACGCAGCGCGGACGAGCCTGCGCGGACACTTAATTATCCGAACGCACTTCGCGGACTCGTTTGCTCGTTTCACTGGCGGTGAGCAGGCCCGCTTCGCTAGCGTGTGATATGTGCGGCTAATGCAGGATGCTTTGGCTATGAGGCCGGGGCGGATTAGCCTCAGGCGGAGCTTCGGCAAGGGAAGTCGCGATCGGGCCCGTTTCGGGCGGGGCAGGGACGAACTGGTTAGATAGATTCATCGGCGCCGGTGCGAAGGTTCCCGGCGGCACGAGGTCCGAATTGTTATTTTGGCCGAACTGAAAATTATCCTTATCCCCGCTCAGAACCGGAGCGAGCGCGGAGCAGGTGGCGAGATAGTGCAACGGACGCATCAGGCCCCACTCCACTCCCATGCCGATGGGGGTGAGGAGATAGGCCGCAAGTTGCAACAGTTGCGCGTTGTCGACGTCGCGATATTCGTACGGGTCAAGCCGATCGGCATCGTTGTACTCACCCCAAAGGTTGTACTGCGCATAGTCGGCGCGCCGGCCGGCGTCGTTGAACTGCGCATAGTTGGCGCATTGCGCATAGGTCAGAGCCGGGAAGGCCGACACGAGCATAACGAGCAAAGTTGCCCAAAGTGTCGCGCTTTTCATGAGATCGATCTTGCGTGTACCGCCACCGTTTTGTCAATCCGTGCGGATCGGCCCGCAACCGGTTCAGACCTCACCGAGGCTCCGAACAAGATGCGCCGCACCGACCAGTATCACAGCGCCGACGGTCGCCATCGCGAGGAACGAGAAGCCGCCGTATACCGGAACGCCCAGGCGTGCGAAGAGCCACTCGCCGATGATTGCGCCCACCAGACCGAGCAGAATGTCCGCGATGATCCCGTAGCCGCGCCCGCGCATCAGCTTACCCGCCAGCCATCCGGCGACGAGACCCACCAGAATAACCCCGATCATGTACTTGAATCCTCTGCCGCGCGTGCTGTAACTACGCGGCGCGCGGTAACCTGAGCCGCAAAACGCAGCGCATCCGCCCGGCTATTTTTTCTGCTCGAGTGGCGCGCCGCAGCACTTCATCGTGCCGGTGCCGGCCTTGGTGACGATGACCTGCGAGCCGCATTTGCCGCAGATGTAAACTTTGCCGAGTTGATTAGCCATGATGCATTCTCCCGAGAATCTCGTTGATATTTGTGCCGGCTCTCATGAACCCTTGAACAACGGCTTGCGCTTCTCAAGGAAGGCGCGCACGCCTTCCGCACGGTCGGCGGTGGTTTGTAGCAGAGCGTACAGGTCCTCTTCAAGCCGGACGCCCTGCTCGACAGTCATATCATAGCCCTTGCGCACGGCATCCTTGACCATCCGCAGGCCGAGCGGGCTG contains the following coding sequences:
- the rpsR gene encoding 30S ribosomal protein S18 produces the protein MGRRKVCRFCADKTLAVDYKDVRTLQSFITEGGKIVPSRTSGNCAKHQRQLSVAIKRARIIALLPFSTLGL
- the rpsF gene encoding 30S ribosomal protein S6 — protein: MRRYETIFILRPDLGEAAQKEAIKRFGGLVTSSGGDLIDSEEWGSRELAYRIKGEQRGFYVRLDYGGNGATMNEVERNLKLSDNILRYLSVLVGDDVDPEAVRAELEAHRKRTAEARAAAEAARAAADAARDAAAAERAEQSQAAKDAAAAPVEAAAREPDGDETAGDEADGGDEN
- a CDS encoding SDR family oxidoreductase gives rise to the protein MPGILDGKVALITGAGSGIGQATSRIFAREGAKLALADVIEEGGKRTLAMVQDLGAEAIFIKCDVARWADVDGAIAKAVQTYGRLDCAFNNAGIEGAAGDTHECTDENWNRVIAINLTGVWYCMKAEIAQMLKQGGGGAIVNTSSGAGLAGVPHMPAYVAAKHGVAGLTRAAALEYGKHNIRINAVCPGPIRTPMLGRLTRERPEVEQRFARSEPLRRLGEPSEIGEATAWLCSDHASFVTGLPMPVDGGFMAM
- a CDS encoding GlsB/YeaQ/YmgE family stress response membrane protein, translated to MIGVILVGLVAGWLAGKLMRGRGYGIIADILLGLVGAIIGEWLFARLGVPVYGGFSFLAMATVGAVILVGAAHLVRSLGEV
- a CDS encoding desulfoferrodoxin; this translates as MANQLGKVYICGKCGSQVIVTKAGTGTMKCCGAPLEQKK